One genomic region from Phycodurus eques isolate BA_2022a chromosome 16, UOR_Pequ_1.1, whole genome shotgun sequence encodes:
- the LOC133414748 gene encoding ral guanine nucleotide dissociation stimulator-like 1, giving the protein MGKWELTMNPVQEWGEESENSAVYGITLHRVPVPSWLDPSSNPSCAFVQYRTNKVRRLKAASLQMLVSHLLDRACLEQDYSRIFLSTYRTFTSTTKLLEMIFQRDSEASELDNSECNLSPLLAFVQTWLDEYSEDLRDPPLHPGLQLLLDHLRISSAMHDQLHRQPNFSSLAGQTENLLRRFQKEESETHVSPAQADVPQHDQLSGDEDSGYEHLQDQSDIMDFSSRAIAEQLTRIDSALFIKVAPYQCLGCIWSQRDKKENMSPTIRATIAQFNAITNLVIISLLCRPACVTSSPTPPQRARILEKWIRVAQDCRHLKNFSSLKAILSALQANAVYRLRKTWAAVSRDCMVTFDNLCETYPDENCLLTNKELLVENISSGVVPYLGTYLTVLTMLDTALPDTVEAGLVNFEKRRREYEVLSQIHVLQVSCTLFNLPHYPRITAWMQGHKLLTDQESYELSRQLEPPVDVCSPTTWSHRTLTKKLSSLLTISDGSKKLPADQISVSSSGSSGSELEDLSSPNSACSIRLQSFHSSCNNVSEVFSSSSSSSSSSSPCSSAALSPDSQTPSGSSTDSLCSSATSCAAAPPLGASNHKRGVNVSMISLPVYNRQGADSCIVRVNVDLGHNNGNMYKSVLLTSQDKTAHVIQRALEKHHLEHMNWQEFTLTQVISHERELLIPDKANVFYAMSTTANFDFVLRRFHKGQKKPLRATSSLGRYTK; this is encoded by the exons ATGGGAAAATGGGAGCTGACGATG AACCCAGTGCAGGAGTGGGGTGAAGAATCTGAGAATAGTGCAGTCTATGGGATCACGCTGCACCGGGTGCCCGTCCCTTCCTGGCTCGACCCCAGCTCGAATCCATCATGCGCTTTCGTCCAGTACCGAACCAACAAAGTGCGGCGTCTGAAGGCTGCCAGTCTGCAAATGCTTGTGAGCCACCTCCTTGACCGCGCCTGTCTGGAACAGGACTACAGCAGGATCTTCCTCTCCACATACAGAACCTTCACCAGTACGACAAAGCTGTTAGAAATGATCTTCCAAAG AGACAGTGAAGCATCAGAATTGGACAACAGTGAATGCAACCTGAG CCCTCTGTTAGCCTTTGTCCAGACCTGGTTGGATGAATACAGTGAGGACCTCAGGGATCCTCCGCTGCACCCTGGGTTGCAACTTCTTTTGGATCACCTTAGGATCAGCTCTGCCATGCATGACCAACTGCACCGTCAGCCCAACTTCTCTTCGTTGGCTGGGCAAACTGAAAACCTCCTTAGGAGGTTCCAGAAAGAAG AATCTGAGACACATGTGAGTCCCGCTCAGGCAGATGTGCCACAACATGATCAGCTTTCAGGTGATGAGGATTCAGGATATGAACACTTGCAAGATCAAAGTGACATTATGGATTTTTCATCAAGAGCCATCGCAGAGCAACTGACCCGCATAGATTCT gCTTTGTTTATAAAAGTTGCTCCCTATCAGTGTTTGGGCTGCATCTGGTCACAAAGAGACAAGAAGGAGAACATGTCCCCCACCATAAGGGCCACCATTGCACAGTTTAATGCCATTACCAACCTTGTCATCATATCACTACTCTGCCGCCCTGCGTGTGTCACCTCCAGTCCTACCCCACCGCAACGAGCTCGGATCCTGGAGAAGTGGATCAGAGTAGCACAG GACTGTCGCCATTTGAAGAACTTTTCCTCTCTCAAGGCAATCCTGTCTGCCCTTCAGGCCAATGCAGTCTACAGACTGAGAAAGACCTGGGCAGCAGTTAGCAG GGACTGCATGGTTACATTTGATAACCTCTGTGAAACCTACCCTGATGAAAACTGTCTTCTGACCAACAAAGAACTCCTGGTGGAG AATATTTCCAGCGGAGTAGTACCCTACCTGGGCACATATCTCACCGTCCTTACCATGCTAGACACAGCCCTGCCAGACACAGTGGAG GCTGGGCTCGTAAACTttgagaagaggaggagg GAATATGAGGTTCTGTCGCAAATCCATGTACTGCAAGTGTCCTGTACTCTGTTCAACCTGCCTCATTACCCCAGAATTACTGCCTGGATGCAAGGACATAAACTGCTCACTGACCAAGAAAG CTACGAACTTTCAAGACAGTTGGAGCCGCCGGTGGATGTGTGTTCACCAACCACTTGGAGCCACAGAACACTCACCAAAAAACTTTCCTC TCTCCTGACAATAAGCGATGGATCCAAAAAGCTCCCAGCAGACCAGATCAGTGTTTCATCTTCAGGATCGAGTGGTTCCGAGTTGGAAGATCTTTCCTCTCCGAACTCTGCCTGTTCCATCAGACTGCAG TCCTTCCACAGCTCTTGCAACAATGTCTCCGAGGTCttctcttcatcttcctcctcttcttcatcgtCCTCTCCATGCTCCTCGGCGGCCTTGTCTCCAGACTCCCAAACTCCCTCTGGCTCATCTACGGACTCCCTCTGCTCCTCGGCCACTTCCTGTGCCGCTGCTCCGCCCTTGGGGGCTTCCAACCACAAACGTGGTGTCAATGTGTCCATGATCTCCCTGCCCGTCTACAACCGCCAGGGAGCAGACTCCTGCATTGTGAGGGTCAACGTGGACCTTGGTCACAACAATGGCAACATGTATAAGAGTGTCTTG TTgaccagccaggacaaaacTGCACATGTGATTCAGCGGGCTTTGGAGAAGCATCACCTGGAACACATGAACTGGCAGGAATTCACTCTGACACAGGTCATCTCGCATGAGAGAG AGTTGCTGATACCAGACAAAGCAAACGTCTTCTACGCTATGTCCACTACTGCAAACTTTGATTTTGTCCTGCGGCGGTTCCACAAAGGTCAAAAGAAACCACTGAGAGCCACTTCAAGTCTAGGGCGGTACACAAAATAG